The Pseudanabaena galeata CCNP1313 genome includes a region encoding these proteins:
- a CDS encoding aldo/keto reductase has protein sequence MRYRRFGKTEMLLSVFSLGAMRYMESADNAHKTIARALEVGINHIETAQGYGKSEEFIGKAMRNGLSQQRDRFYLTTKISPTKDADSMRRQIEQSLKKMNVDYVDNFDIHGINLQEHLDLVTNPNGCMKAVREAIDQKMIGHVGFSTHAPLDVILNTINTDLFESINLHYYYFNQRNAPAVQLAHEKDMGVFIISPSDKGGMLYKPSEELAGVSYPFTALYMCDRFLLSDPRVHTLSLGAANPAEIDSHQDAWDHIEPMSELEQAVLDCINRRYTILEGDRCSQCYECLPCPEEINIPEVLRLRNLAVSFDMVEFGKYRYKMFENAGHWFPGRKAIRCTDCGDCLPRCPEKLDIPKLLRDTHDRLQGEEGKRLWE, from the coding sequence ATGCGCTATCGTCGTTTTGGCAAAACTGAGATGCTCCTGTCCGTCTTTTCATTAGGAGCAATGCGCTATATGGAATCGGCAGACAATGCCCACAAAACGATCGCAAGAGCTTTAGAAGTTGGCATTAATCATATTGAAACTGCTCAAGGCTATGGCAAGAGCGAAGAGTTTATCGGCAAAGCGATGCGAAATGGATTGAGCCAACAACGCGATCGCTTTTATCTGACCACCAAAATATCGCCAACCAAAGACGCAGACTCCATGCGTCGCCAAATCGAGCAGTCCCTAAAAAAGATGAATGTGGACTATGTTGATAACTTCGACATACATGGCATTAACTTACAAGAACATCTCGACTTAGTAACCAATCCTAATGGCTGTATGAAAGCTGTTAGAGAAGCCATCGATCAAAAGATGATCGGTCATGTCGGCTTCTCTACCCATGCGCCCCTTGACGTAATTCTCAATACGATCAACACCGATTTGTTCGAGTCAATTAATCTCCATTATTACTACTTCAATCAACGCAATGCCCCTGCGGTTCAGCTAGCCCACGAAAAAGATATGGGCGTATTTATCATCTCGCCATCGGATAAAGGCGGAATGCTATATAAACCCTCCGAAGAATTAGCAGGTGTGAGCTATCCCTTCACGGCTCTGTATATGTGCGATCGCTTTCTGCTCAGTGATCCCCGTGTGCATACCCTTAGCCTTGGTGCAGCCAATCCTGCCGAAATCGACTCGCATCAAGACGCATGGGATCACATTGAGCCTATGTCCGAATTGGAGCAAGCAGTTCTCGATTGTATCAATCGCCGCTATACCATCCTTGAAGGCGATCGCTGTTCTCAATGTTATGAATGCTTACCATGTCCTGAAGAGATTAATATTCCTGAAGTGTTGAGGCTCAGAAACTTAGCAGTCAGTTTTGATATGGTGGAGTTTGGCAAATATCGTTACAAAATGTTTGAAAATGCAGGGCATTGGTTCCCAGGTCGTAAAGCAATTCGTTGCACAGACTGCGGTGATTGCTTGCCCCGATGTCCAGAGAAATTAGATATTCCCAAGCTTTTGCGTGATACCCACGATCGCTTACAAGGAGAAGAAGGCAAGCGGCTTTGGGAATAA